The region CGTGTCGTGGAGGGGTTGCAGGGCATATTGCGGGGGGAGTGCTATTTTTCGCAAAAGCTGGCCAGCTACCTTATTACCCACTCCGGAAATTATCGCTATAACAGTTCAGAATCGGCTCTTCTGACGCACCGTGAGAAAGAGATCCTGAACAAACTGCGTATTGGTGCTTCAAATATTGAAATCGCCCGTTCGTTATTTATCAGCGAAAATACGGTTAAGACGCATCTTTATAATCTTTTCAAAAAGATAGCTGTTAAAAATCGCACGCAGGCGGTGTCATGGGCAAACGATAACCTCAGGCGTTAATAGCATGAAACGCACCTTAAGTTGGATTGCTGGCGCAGGTTTTATGCTTGCTGCCGGAAACCTTCAGGCTGTTGAGGTGGAAGTCCCCGGACTATTAACCGACCACACCGTCTCCTCTGTCGGACACGATTTTTATCGTGCCTTCAGCGATAAGTGGGAAAGCGATTATCCGGGTAACTTAACCATCAACGAACGGCCCAGTGCACGGTGGGGAAGCTGGATCACAATAACCGCTAATCAGGACGTTATTTACCAGACCTTTTTATTCCCAACGAAAAGAGACTTCGATCAGAACGTCGCTTTCGCACTGGCACAAACCGAAGAAGCTATTAACCGCCTACAGCTGGACAAGGCCCTTTTGAGCACAGGCGATTTAGCAAAAGATGAGTTCTAGCAACGACACCTATTTCGGAGGCTGTAATGCGTCTCGCACACACAGTGATTTCGTTAATGCTCATTGCGCCGTTGAGCTGGGCCGGAAATATGACATTCCAGTTCCGCAACCCTAACTTTGGCGGCAACCCGAATAACGGAGCCTTTATGCTTAACCAGGCTCAGGCTCAAAACTCCTATAAAGACCCCAGCTATGATGATGATTTCGGTATCGAGACCCCGTCAGCCCTGGATAATTTCACTCAGGCCATCCAGTCGCAAATATTAGGTGGCTTATTAACCAACATTAATACCGGCAAACCCGGCCGGATGGTCACAAACGACTTTATCGTCGATATTGCCAATAAAGACGGGCAGCTTCAGTTAAATGTGACAGACCGAAAAACCGGTAGAACCTCGACAATCCAGGTTTCAGGTTTGCAGACCAGTTCAACTGATTTCTAAACAACCCCAAAATAAGGACAATTATCATGCAGCGCTTTTTTATTTTAGTTGCAGTGTGCTTATTAAGCGGTTGTTTAACTGCCCCGCCAAAAGAAGCCGCTAAACCCACCTTAATGCCCCGTGCCCAGAGCTATCGGGATCTGACGCATCTGCCGGTGCCAACCGGGAAGATATTCGTCTCGGTGTATAACATTCAGGACGAGACGGGCCAGTTCAAACCGTACCCGGCCAGTAACTTCTCGACGGCCGTGCCGCAGAGCGCCACCGCGATGCTGGTTACTGCCCTGAAAGATTCTCGCTGGTTTATCCCGCTGGAACGTCAGGGGCTGCAAAACCTGCTTAATGAACGAAAAATCATTCGTGCCGCACAGGAGAACGGTACCGTTGGCGTCAATAACCGCATGCCGCTACAGTCTCTCACCGCAGCCAATATCATGGTGGAAGGCTCGATTATCGGCTATGAAAGTAACGTGAAATCGGGCGGCGCGGGTGCGCGTTACTTTGGTATTGGAGCCGACACGCAGTATCAGCTGGATCAGATTGCCGTTAACCTGCGCGTGGTTAACGTGAGCACGGGTGAAATTTTATCCTCCGTCACCACCAGCAAAACCATTCTCTCTTATGAAGTGCAGGCAGGGGTATTCCGCTTTATCGACTATCAGCGTTTGCTGGAGGCCGAAATTGGTTACACCTCCAACGAGCCGGTCATGCTGTGTCTGATGTCGGCCATCGAAACCGGCGTGATTTTCCTGATTAATGACGGTATCGATCGCGGCTTGTGGGATCTTCAGAATAAAAGTGACGTGAGTAATGCGGTGCTGGTGAAATACCGTGAGATGTCGGTGCCGCCGGAGTCCTGACTGGCAGCGTATAAAAAAGGCGAGATGTCCGTCTCGCCTTTTTTTATTTACTCACCGCAGGAACGTTCTGGCTCTTTTCGCGTCGGGCCGCAAGCCAGAGACCACTGTTTTTCATGGCATAGCCAAACAGTAATCCCAGCATGACCGAAGGAACCACCAGCTTCCAGTCCCCCTGCCCTGCAAAGGTCGCACAGGCGCCCATAAACGTGCCGGGCACAAAGGACAACAGCAGATGTTTTGCCTGAACGCACATCAGGAAGGCCACAATACCGGTCATGACGTACCCCAGAATTTCCACATGCGGCGCCAGCGCGCTGCCCTTCATAATGACCAGCGCCCAGACCACGCCACTCAGCAACGTGCAGCCTGAAATAAACAGCCCTTTGAGACCACCCTGCGGGCAGGCGAAATAGGCCGTACAGCCAAGAAAACCGGCCCAGCTCAACAAACCGAGAGACACCGCCACCCAACCCCAGAGGCCGGAGAGGATGCCAGTCGTGATTGCAATACAAAGTAATATGTTCATGGTGCGCATCTTAGCAGATGCGCACCATGGAAATGAGATCAGAAGCACATTACGTGCAAGTTTAAATGTATGGTTGCAGGATTTCTGTGATTCAGATCACTCTTCGTTCTCTTCTTCCAGCTCATCCCACATAGCAGCGATAGCGTCGCGCGTCAGCGGAGCCAGCGTTCTCCAGAATGGCGAGGTGGCATGTGCTTCAACTTTGCCCAGGAAGGTGCCCACCCATGGCAGCAGATACGTTTCGAAGAGGGTTTCAATCGCCTCATTCTCATCATCACCTGCATTATCTTCAATCCAGGAGGCCGCCAGCAGCAGCGTACCGATATGATCCGCAGGCATGTCCGTCAGCGGCATGCCGCGTTCTGAAAGAAATGCCCGCACTTCCGCTTCGGTCGCACCGTCCTGCCAGGCAGAGCGATACGGCGATACGCGACACTCTTCCCCCACGAACAGGGCGTTGTAATCCGTTGAAATCTGCTGCATATCGCAGCTTTTTTGCAAGCGTTCCAGCAACTCATCCTGTTCCAGCGGCCAGCTCTGCGCCAGTTTACCTTCACGAATCAGGGTAAACAGCGGAACCAGCAGCGGATCCTGCGGCTGGCGGTAATATAAGGTGCCCAGCACGCGGCAAAGGATGGAAAACTCATTCATGTTTTTATTCCATTATTAATTAAAGATCGGCAAATTCGTCTATCGGCGCCATGCCGCGCGACTCAAGGAAATCGAGCATACGACGCGGCGTGACGTTCAGGATCTGTTCTTCCGGGAAATTCACGTCCTGCAATATTTTCAGGCACTCGCTGAAATCCCCCAGCGTGAAGGCCGTGTGGGAATCAGAGCCCAGCGCCACCATGCCGCCCGCGTCACGCACGGCCGCCGCCACTTCGCGGCAGTTGGCTTCACTGCCCTTACGAGAGTGAACAAAGGAGGAGTTGTTAATTTCCAGCGCCACGCGATGCTCCGCTGCCGCCTGCGCCACGGCCTGAATATCAATCGGGTATTTTGGATTTCCCGGGTGGCTGATAATGTGCACGTTGCCACTGGCAATGGTGGCAATCATCGCCGCGGTGTTGGTCTCTTTATCCTGAGGCGCAAAGACCGGCTCGTGGAATCCCGCGAGGATCAGATCTAACGAGGTCAGCATCGGGCCGGTGCAGTCAATCTCACCGTCGGTATTTTTGATGTTCGCCTCGATGCCGCGCAGTATCCCGATACCGTCCACCAGACGTGGCCAGATACGCATATTCACAAAATGCCAGTAGTGCGGCGCATCCGCCATATCCGGACCGTGATCGGTTATCGCAAACAGCTTGATGCCTTTCAGCTTCGCCTGAGCGATATAATCATGGAGGTTACTGTAAGCGTGGGTACTGGCGACGGTGTGCATATGCAGGTCAACGGGATACATCTTTCTCTCCTCTGCGGTTTTTCCAAAGGAT is a window of Enterobacter hormaechei ATCC 49162 DNA encoding:
- the csgE gene encoding curli production assembly/transport protein CsgE, giving the protein MKRTLSWIAGAGFMLAAGNLQAVEVEVPGLLTDHTVSSVGHDFYRAFSDKWESDYPGNLTINERPSARWGSWITITANQDVIYQTFLFPTKRDFDQNVAFALAQTEEAINRLQLDKALLSTGDLAKDEF
- the csgF gene encoding curli production assembly/transport protein CsgF; protein product: MRLAHTVISLMLIAPLSWAGNMTFQFRNPNFGGNPNNGAFMLNQAQAQNSYKDPSYDDDFGIETPSALDNFTQAIQSQILGGLLTNINTGKPGRMVTNDFIVDIANKDGQLQLNVTDRKTGRTSTIQVSGLQTSSTDF
- the csgG gene encoding curli production assembly/transport protein CsgG, whose amino-acid sequence is MQRFFILVAVCLLSGCLTAPPKEAAKPTLMPRAQSYRDLTHLPVPTGKIFVSVYNIQDETGQFKPYPASNFSTAVPQSATAMLVTALKDSRWFIPLERQGLQNLLNERKIIRAAQENGTVGVNNRMPLQSLTAANIMVEGSIIGYESNVKSGGAGARYFGIGADTQYQLDQIAVNLRVVNVSTGEILSSVTTSKTILSYEVQAGVFRFIDYQRLLEAEIGYTSNEPVMLCLMSAIETGVIFLINDGIDRGLWDLQNKSDVSNAVLVKYREMSVPPES
- a CDS encoding DUF1097 domain-containing protein — translated: MNILLCIAITTGILSGLWGWVAVSLGLLSWAGFLGCTAYFACPQGGLKGLFISGCTLLSGVVWALVIMKGSALAPHVEILGYVMTGIVAFLMCVQAKHLLLSFVPGTFMGACATFAGQGDWKLVVPSVMLGLLFGYAMKNSGLWLAARREKSQNVPAVSK
- a CDS encoding TorD/DmsD family molecular chaperone, translated to MNEFSILCRVLGTLYYRQPQDPLLVPLFTLIREGKLAQSWPLEQDELLERLQKSCDMQQISTDYNALFVGEECRVSPYRSAWQDGATEAEVRAFLSERGMPLTDMPADHIGTLLLAASWIEDNAGDDENEAIETLFETYLLPWVGTFLGKVEAHATSPFWRTLAPLTRDAIAAMWDELEEENEE
- a CDS encoding phosphatase, with translation MYPVDLHMHTVASTHAYSNLHDYIAQAKLKGIKLFAITDHGPDMADAPHYWHFVNMRIWPRLVDGIGILRGIEANIKNTDGEIDCTGPMLTSLDLILAGFHEPVFAPQDKETNTAAMIATIASGNVHIISHPGNPKYPIDIQAVAQAAAEHRVALEINNSSFVHSRKGSEANCREVAAAVRDAGGMVALGSDSHTAFTLGDFSECLKILQDVNFPEEQILNVTPRRMLDFLESRGMAPIDEFADL